CAACATCTGTCATATCATATCCTTCATAGTAATGAACTCTTCCCTGCATGATCACAACTGGAGTTTCTTCTACATAACCAAATACAAAACGTCCTTTGTGTCCTTTGACTGTAGACACTGGGAATCCTTCAATGTCTGTGTAATCGATCGTCTGCTCAATCTTAATCCCATCTGCGAAATCTCCAAGTCCAGATCCTAAGATCAGTGCAACCTCTGGTTTGAAATCAATTTTCTTTTGTACGCTTTCCAAACATATCATCAATTTTTTGTACATAACTTCTCTCCTTTGTTCTTTGTTTGTTTTAGACAACTTATATTGTTTCCATTTCTCGTTTATTATATAAATCCACAATAAATTCAAAAACGACATTTGTCGTGATTATGCGAATTCACTTTATTTTTGGGGTTTTATACAATTTTTTTGTATTGTTTTTGTTCATGATGTATATTATTTGGTTCGATACTGTATACAATATTTTTTGTACTTGTTCTATTTTCACAAGAATTTAAAGAAAATAATAGCAGCAGAAACAAAACTTCTTTTTTGCTTCTGCTGCTATTATAAAAATGATGATGTCCTAACAAACATCTTTCTCTAATTTATGAATGATCTGCTCTGAATCTAATGGTTTTGTATAATAATATCCTTGTACAAGATCAACACCCCATTGTTTTAACAGGTCGATCTCTTCCTGAGTTTCCACTCCTTCTGCTACGACTTTATGTCCCAGATTCTGCATGACTGCAACAATATTTTTGTATAATAATGCGACCTGGTCATCATAGCAGATTCCATTTAGCAAAGAGCGATCCAGTTTAATCGTTGAAAATGGTAGTTTTAGTACCGTATTTAGATTCGCATATCCAGATCCAAAATCATCTAGGCAGATCTGAATTCCTGACTTTTTGAAATCTGCGATCGTCTGATACAATGCTTCACTATACTCTGTCGCAACAGTTTCTGTAATCTCAAATTGAAAATACGAAAACGGTATATCAAACTCTTCGATCGTACGGAGTAGTTTTTTGCTATATCCTGATTTTAATAATTCCAATGGAGACAGATTATACTTTATACTTTCAATCTTTTCCATGATCTGTGGATGTTCTTTTATGAACTTACAGACCTTTCGGAATTGAAGATACCCAAGCTTTGCGATCTGTCCATGTTTCTCTGCGATTCCGATAAAAACTTCTGGTGAGATCATTCCAAGTGACGGATGTCTCAATCGGCTTAATGCTTCCATTGTACGATATCTTTTTTCTTTTAGATCATACAGTGGCTGATAATATACTTCAAAAAGATCCTCTTCAATTGCTGTCGCCATATATTTTTTAACTTCCTGTTCATAAAGAAATCCTTCTTTTGTATGTTGATCATTCTGAATCAGTATCGTTCTGTCTGATTTAGGTTTTAACTGTACCAGATATTCCAGATAATCGATCAATACATCAATCTCTTTGACTTCTTGAACGTTGATGATTCCACATATCGCAGCGGAAAAAGAAATTCGTTCCCCTTTTACTTTAAAAGGTCGTTTAAATAGTTTCATAATCGCATCTTTATTCGTTTCATAATCCATCAATGATGTTGTGAACACAAAAAAACGATTCCCATGAATCCTGAAAACATGGTTTGCTTCATTAATCTTGTGAAGGTATTCTGCAATCTGGATCAGCAATTCATCTCCTGTTGTAACTCCATATAGCTTATTAACTTGTTTTAGTTTCCACAAATCGATCATAAGCAGATGAAGTTCCTTCTTTCTCTTGATCTGCTCTGGAAACCATCTCCTGAAATAGCCTTTAGAATACAATCCGGTCAGGCTGTCTATATATAACTGTGGATTATAAAGTGCCCAAAATAAGATCGTAATCCCTAAGGATAACCCAAATCCTGTCATTAATACAGATTGAAATTTCATCTGTATCGTAACACAGACCAATGCAACTCCAAGGAATTCCTTGATTGCCCGAAGCTCATTCTTCTGATATTCTTCCTGATTGATAAAGCAATTTATAATGACAGCAGCTATACAGATCAATGTAAAAATATATGTTACCAAATATGCTTTTCCATGAACATACTGCCCCTGTTCATTACAATAAAAAAACTGTTTATGTAAAACATTGGTCACGATAGCTACTTCCATACATAGTATTGGTACTGCCATGATCTTTATATTTCTTGTTCTTATATCTTCATCACAGTGTCTTAATGCCTGTGTATAATTATAGAAAATATATACAACGATCATCTGCAGGATATAAAGCATCGTGGAAAAAAAGATCATCCATGAATTATAAGCAGGATTACTTTTTACCAATAGTATGGAGCTTAACAGATCAAATATGATATCAAATATTCCTGCAATAATTAAGAACCAGAATGTTCTTCCACTGATATTATTCAGTTTTTTATAACGCTGAAAATGAATCAACAGAAATATTAAAAATACAAGTCCTGCGATCAAAAAATCTATATTATAATCTGTCATTTATATTTCTCCTCTTTTTGTTACAATACATATCCTGATCGGCCTCATATTTCCAATCACTGATCTTCTTCTGTTTTCCTTCTGTATCTTTTAAGAAACTTACCCCTCTTGCAATTGAAAGATAATATCTGTTATTTCTATTATACTTTATGATCTCTTGATCCATTTGTTTCAATAATTCATCCATATTCTCTATTGAATCAAAAATAAGCACACAAAATTCATCCCCGCCGATCCTGTAACATTTTCCATATGTTGCAAATACATTTTTTATACATAGCGCCGCAGAAATGATCAGTTCGTCCCCTGCATTATGTCCATAAAGATCGTTTGTATTTTTTAATCCATCTACATCCATAAAGATCAATGCAGCATTATCGTAATCTTGTGCGTGATCCTCAATGTCTTGAAGCTGTTCCTCGAATGCAGTCCTGTTATTAATACCTGTCATACGATCTTCTTTTAGAAGTCTTTCATAAACTTCAAGCTCAGATCTTGTTTTCGCCTGTTCAACAAGATTTACAAAAATACTAGTTAATAACAACTGTTCAAAGATCAAAACACCCACTTCAAAAATGGTTCCATAAAAAGGAATCTCAAGTTTCCAGTACATGCATAATGATAATACCCCTGCAACGGCCATGATCCCAAAGGCATTCATAATGATCTTAAGTTCGCTATCTTTTGTTCTTCGGTATTCTTCTATCATCAAAACAACAATGGTTATTACTGCAATGAACAAGAGCACATGTGTTACGAACAGCATATGGACCATATGGATTTTCAAACATTTGTTTAAAATTCCCTGAATCAACGCATTCGCATAAAATAACAAATTAATCACATCTAAGACTTTATATTTTTCAAACTTCAGTGTATTTTTTACAAAATGAACCATCGGTACTGACATCAGCATAAATGCATAAAAAGAAATCATTCCTGTCAGTGCCGGAAATGATGTATATTCCTGTGCTAATGCTGAATCTGACAAAAACCAGATCCCACTTAGTGCCAGAAATGCTGCTATGTTTAAGAATCTGGTGCTGTTTAATTTAAAATGCTTCAGATAAATTCCCGTGGTCAACGCTACAAAACTTAAGAAAAACATGATCGCGATCATCACGATACCGACTATTTCCTGTTGGACATGAAATCCCATAACTACATCCCCACGTCCAACTAAAATATCATCAAGGTCATAGATTCCGTTGCTTCCGTTCTGATATATGATCTTGATAACGGTTCCTTTTTTTCC
The sequence above is drawn from the Anaerostipes hadrus ATCC 29173 = JCM 17467 genome and encodes:
- a CDS encoding GGDEF domain-containing protein; the encoded protein is MDKKKRLIQLTEGILLCCVIVVMTLLCIGIIKKEVKNTKGKLTETIGWYRIQDNKKVQVDLNQKIKADPQGKLVLYNDTIAQKYKGYLMTTKAAKYSVRIYAGDQLIYQYSDSNFHRNDQMKSKLSCDARIPEQGKKGTVIKIIYQNGSNGIYDLDDILVGRGDVVMGFHVQQEIVGIVMIAIMFFLSFVALTTGIYLKHFKLNSTRFLNIAAFLALSGIWFLSDSALAQEYTSFPALTGMISFYAFMLMSVPMVHFVKNTLKFEKYKVLDVINLLFYANALIQGILNKCLKIHMVHMLFVTHVLLFIAVITIVVLMIEEYRRTKDSELKIIMNAFGIMAVAGVLSLCMYWKLEIPFYGTIFEVGVLIFEQLLLTSIFVNLVEQAKTRSELEVYERLLKEDRMTGINNRTAFEEQLQDIEDHAQDYDNAALIFMDVDGLKNTNDLYGHNAGDELIISAALCIKNVFATYGKCYRIGGDEFCVLIFDSIENMDELLKQMDQEIIKYNRNNRYYLSIARGVSFLKDTEGKQKKISDWKYEADQDMYCNKKRRNINDRL
- a CDS encoding GGDEF domain-containing protein, translated to MTDYNIDFLIAGLVFLIFLLIHFQRYKKLNNISGRTFWFLIIAGIFDIIFDLLSSILLVKSNPAYNSWMIFFSTMLYILQMIVVYIFYNYTQALRHCDEDIRTRNIKIMAVPILCMEVAIVTNVLHKQFFYCNEQGQYVHGKAYLVTYIFTLICIAAVIINCFINQEEYQKNELRAIKEFLGVALVCVTIQMKFQSVLMTGFGLSLGITILFWALYNPQLYIDSLTGLYSKGYFRRWFPEQIKRKKELHLLMIDLWKLKQVNKLYGVTTGDELLIQIAEYLHKINEANHVFRIHGNRFFVFTTSLMDYETNKDAIMKLFKRPFKVKGERISFSAAICGIINVQEVKEIDVLIDYLEYLVQLKPKSDRTILIQNDQHTKEGFLYEQEVKKYMATAIEEDLFEVYYQPLYDLKEKRYRTMEALSRLRHPSLGMISPEVFIGIAEKHGQIAKLGYLQFRKVCKFIKEHPQIMEKIESIKYNLSPLELLKSGYSKKLLRTIEEFDIPFSYFQFEITETVATEYSEALYQTIADFKKSGIQICLDDFGSGYANLNTVLKLPFSTIKLDRSLLNGICYDDQVALLYKNIVAVMQNLGHKVVAEGVETQEEIDLLKQWGVDLVQGYYYTKPLDSEQIIHKLEKDVC